A single genomic interval of Helianthus annuus cultivar XRQ/B chromosome 13, HanXRQr2.0-SUNRISE, whole genome shotgun sequence harbors:
- the LOC110897879 gene encoding uncharacterized protein LOC110897879 isoform X1 — MDLRDESARIGSNLRTLSSSSSVFFSANQSPFFSPRSSTSWLPADDALVQAASTSSDLQNIEQKPASTGIPTSNPLIYPTCHENEAFDPREKSKKVHRSPILSFTPPSTSYCPTRLRSFDVYIGFHGRKPLLSRFVNWLRADLEVQGLSCFVTDRAKCRNSRKHNIVEKAMDASTFGVVILTRKSFKNPYTIEELRFFASKKNLVPIYFDVGPDDCLVRDIVERRGEIWERHGGELWLLYGGLETEWKEAVNGLTRVDEWKLEAHDGKWRDCILRAVTLLALRLGRRSVVERLTKWREKVENEEFPYPRNENFIGRKKELSELEFMLFGDVIGDREHDYFELKARPRRKNLIHNWGRSNSIDEHRREVKPEARSRRRKGKEPVVWKESEKEIEMQNTDLSPKPKSGRRKRAVKVVYGKGIACVSGDSGIGKTELLLEFAYRFHQRYKMVLWIGGESRYIRQNYLNLWSFLEVDVGIESGLDKSRTKSVEEHEENAIASIRKELMRNIPFLVIIDNLESEKDWWDHKHVIDLLPRFGCETHVLISTRLSRLINMEPLRLSYLSGVEAMSLMQGNVTDRPLSVSEIDALRTIEEKLGRLTLGLAIVGAVLTELPITPSRLLETINRMPSSGRERESHTLRRNTFLLQLIEVCFSIFDHADGPRSLATRMVLASGWFAPGPTPVSLLALAAKRIPEKHHRTRLWQKILRSLACGCSSLYDKKSETEACSVLLRFNLARSCTKDGHIRFNQLVKLYARKRSIPGTAHAVVHTIVSQGTIIHHSDHIWAACFLLLGFGTDPVVIETKASELPFLVKEVILPLAIRTFIRFSRCTAALELLRLCTNLLEAADEALVTPVEKWLDKSLCWRPVQTDAQLNPGLWQDLALSRATVLEIRSKLMVRGGQFDIGDDLIRKSIFIRSSICGEDHPDTVAARETLSKLTRLLANVQIHTSP; from the exons ATGGATTTACGCGACGAAAGCGCAAGAATCGGATCGAACCTAAGGACCTTATCGTCTTCATCGTCGGTGTTCTTCTCCGCAAATCAATCACCATTCTTCTCTCCAAGGTCATCAACATCTTGGTTGCCAGCTGATG ATGCCCTGGTTCAGGCAGCGAGTACGTCAAGTGATCTCCAAAACATTGAGCAGAAACCCGCCTCAACCGGCATTCCCACGAGTAATCCGTTAATATACCCCACGTGCCACGAAAACGAAGCGTTTGACCCCCGagagaagtcaaagaaagtcCATAGAAGCCCAATATTGTCATTTACACCACCCTCGACCTCCTACTGTCCAACAAGATTAAGAAGCTTCGACGTGTACATAGGATTTCACGGGAGAAAACCGTTACTATCAAGGTTTGTAAACTGGCTTCGAGCCGATTTAGAAGTGCAAGGATTAAGTTGCTTTGTTACCGATAGAGCAAAATGTCGAAACTCGAGAAAACATAACATCGTAGAAAAAGCAATGGATGCGTCTACATTCGGGGTTGTTATATTAACAAGAAAATCGTTTAAGAACCCGTATACGATCGAAGAGCTAAGATTCTTCGCAAGTAAAAAGAATTTGGTCCCAATTTATTTCGATGTGGGCCCGGATGATTGTCTCGTTAGGGATATAGTCGAGAGACGAGGGGAGATATGGGAACGACACGGTGGCGAGCTTTGGCTTCTTTACGGTGGGTTAGAAACCGAATGGAAAGAAGCGGTCAACGGGTTGACCCGTGTTGATGAATGGAAACTCGAGGCCCATGATGGGAAATGGCGGGATTGTATTCTTCGGGCCGTGACACTTTTGGCATTGAGGTTAGGCCGGAGAAGCGTTGTCGAAAGATTAACTAAGTGGCGGGAAAAAGTTGAAAACGAGGAGTTTCCGTATCCGAGGAATGAGAACTTTATCGGGAGAAAAAAGGAACTTTCCGAGCTCGAGTTTATGCTTTTCGGTGATGTGATCGGGGACCGAGAACACGATTATTTCGAGCTTAAAGCGAGACCGAGAAGGAAAAATTTGATTCATAACTGGGGTAGAAGCAATTCGATCGATGAACACAGAAGAGAGGTGAAACCGGAGGCTAGAAGTCGGAGGAGAAAAGGAAAAGAACCGGTTGTTTGGAAGGAATCCGAGAAGGAAATCGAGATGCAAAATACCGATCTTTCGCCAAAACCGAAATCCGGGAGGCGAAAACGGGCGGTTAAAGTTGTGTACGGTAAGGGAATCGCGTGTGTGTCTGGTGACTCGGGTATTGGTAAGACCGAACTACTTCTTGAATTCGCGTATCGGTTTCATCAAAGGTACAAAATGGTGTTGTGGATCGGTGGTGAAAGCAGATACATTCGACAGAATTATTTGAATTTATGGTCGTTTTTAGAAGTCGATGTGGGAATTGAATCGGGTTTGGATAAGAGTAGAACGAAAAGcgttgaagaacatgaagaaaaCGCGATAGCAAGTATCCGAAAAGAGCTTATGAGGAACATTCCATTTTTGGTAATAATCGATAATTTAGAGTCCGAAAAAGATTGGTGGGATCATAAACACGTTATCGATCTTCTTCCTCGTTTTGGTTGCGAAACTCATGTTCTTATATCTACACGGCTCTCGCGGTTGATAAATATGGAACCGTTACGGCTTTCGTACTTATCGGGTGTTGAGGCTATGTCTTTGATGCAAGGAAACGTAACAGACCGCCCGCTTTCGGTCTCAGAAATAGATGCGTTACGCACGATTGAAGAAAAACTCGGGAGGTTGACTTTAGGTTTGGCCATTGTCGGAGCGGTTCTCACTGAGCTTCCGATAACCCCGAGTCGGCTTTTGGAAACGATCAACCGAATGCCATCGAGTGGAAGAGAACGAGAGAGTCATACTTTACGGAGAAATACGTTTCTTTTGCAGCTTATCGAGGTGTGTTTCTCGATATTTGATCACGCAGACGGTCCAAGAAGTTTAGCAACTCGAATGGTTCTCGCAAGTGGATGGTTCGCACCGGGTCCAACCCCGGTTTCATTACTAGCTCTAGCCGCTAAAAGGATTCCAGAAAAGCATCACCGGACTCGTCTATGGCAGAAGATTTTACGATCGTTAGCGTGCGGGTGTTCATCTTTATACGACAAGAAATCCGAAACCGAAGCGTGTTCGGTCCTGTTACGATTCAACTTAGCTAGGAGTTGCACTAAAGACGGTCACATCCGGTTTAACCAGCTGGTAAAACTATACGCTCGAAAACGAAGCATCCCAGGGACCGCACACGCGGTCGTGCACACAATTGTTTCTCAGGGTACAATCATCCACCACTCGGACCACATTTGGGCCGCGTGTTTCTTATTACTCGGGTTCGGAACCGACCCAGTGGTAATCGAAACCAAAGCTTCCGAATTACCATTTCTTGTGAAAGAAGTAATCTTACCGCTGGCTATAAGAACCTTTATCCGGTTCTCACGGTGCACAGCCGCGTTAGAGCTTTTACGGTTGTGCACCAACCTACTCGAAGCAGCCGACGAAGCGCTCGTGACACCTGTCGAAAAATGGTTGGATAAATCGCTGTGTTGGAGACCGGTCCAAACCGATGCTCAGTTAAACCCGGGGTTATGGCAAGATTTAGCGCTTTCGCGTGCAACGGTTCTCGAAATTAGGTCAAAGTTGATGGTTAGAGGGGGGCAATTTGATATTGGGGATGATTTGATTCGGAAATCAATCTTTATTAGAAGTTCTATATGTGGTGAAGATCATCCAGACACTGTAGCTGCTCGTGAAACTCTTAGTAAACTTACAAGACTTTTAGCCAATGTTCAAATTCATACTTCACCCTAG
- the LOC110897879 gene encoding uncharacterized protein LOC110897879 isoform X2, with the protein MAASTSSDLQNIEQKPASTGIPTSNPLIYPTCHENEAFDPREKSKKVHRSPILSFTPPSTSYCPTRLRSFDVYIGFHGRKPLLSRFVNWLRADLEVQGLSCFVTDRAKCRNSRKHNIVEKAMDASTFGVVILTRKSFKNPYTIEELRFFASKKNLVPIYFDVGPDDCLVRDIVERRGEIWERHGGELWLLYGGLETEWKEAVNGLTRVDEWKLEAHDGKWRDCILRAVTLLALRLGRRSVVERLTKWREKVENEEFPYPRNENFIGRKKELSELEFMLFGDVIGDREHDYFELKARPRRKNLIHNWGRSNSIDEHRREVKPEARSRRRKGKEPVVWKESEKEIEMQNTDLSPKPKSGRRKRAVKVVYGKGIACVSGDSGIGKTELLLEFAYRFHQRYKMVLWIGGESRYIRQNYLNLWSFLEVDVGIESGLDKSRTKSVEEHEENAIASIRKELMRNIPFLVIIDNLESEKDWWDHKHVIDLLPRFGCETHVLISTRLSRLINMEPLRLSYLSGVEAMSLMQGNVTDRPLSVSEIDALRTIEEKLGRLTLGLAIVGAVLTELPITPSRLLETINRMPSSGRERESHTLRRNTFLLQLIEVCFSIFDHADGPRSLATRMVLASGWFAPGPTPVSLLALAAKRIPEKHHRTRLWQKILRSLACGCSSLYDKKSETEACSVLLRFNLARSCTKDGHIRFNQLVKLYARKRSIPGTAHAVVHTIVSQGTIIHHSDHIWAACFLLLGFGTDPVVIETKASELPFLVKEVILPLAIRTFIRFSRCTAALELLRLCTNLLEAADEALVTPVEKWLDKSLCWRPVQTDAQLNPGLWQDLALSRATVLEIRSKLMVRGGQFDIGDDLIRKSIFIRSSICGEDHPDTVAARETLSKLTRLLANVQIHTSP; encoded by the exons ATG GCAGCGAGTACGTCAAGTGATCTCCAAAACATTGAGCAGAAACCCGCCTCAACCGGCATTCCCACGAGTAATCCGTTAATATACCCCACGTGCCACGAAAACGAAGCGTTTGACCCCCGagagaagtcaaagaaagtcCATAGAAGCCCAATATTGTCATTTACACCACCCTCGACCTCCTACTGTCCAACAAGATTAAGAAGCTTCGACGTGTACATAGGATTTCACGGGAGAAAACCGTTACTATCAAGGTTTGTAAACTGGCTTCGAGCCGATTTAGAAGTGCAAGGATTAAGTTGCTTTGTTACCGATAGAGCAAAATGTCGAAACTCGAGAAAACATAACATCGTAGAAAAAGCAATGGATGCGTCTACATTCGGGGTTGTTATATTAACAAGAAAATCGTTTAAGAACCCGTATACGATCGAAGAGCTAAGATTCTTCGCAAGTAAAAAGAATTTGGTCCCAATTTATTTCGATGTGGGCCCGGATGATTGTCTCGTTAGGGATATAGTCGAGAGACGAGGGGAGATATGGGAACGACACGGTGGCGAGCTTTGGCTTCTTTACGGTGGGTTAGAAACCGAATGGAAAGAAGCGGTCAACGGGTTGACCCGTGTTGATGAATGGAAACTCGAGGCCCATGATGGGAAATGGCGGGATTGTATTCTTCGGGCCGTGACACTTTTGGCATTGAGGTTAGGCCGGAGAAGCGTTGTCGAAAGATTAACTAAGTGGCGGGAAAAAGTTGAAAACGAGGAGTTTCCGTATCCGAGGAATGAGAACTTTATCGGGAGAAAAAAGGAACTTTCCGAGCTCGAGTTTATGCTTTTCGGTGATGTGATCGGGGACCGAGAACACGATTATTTCGAGCTTAAAGCGAGACCGAGAAGGAAAAATTTGATTCATAACTGGGGTAGAAGCAATTCGATCGATGAACACAGAAGAGAGGTGAAACCGGAGGCTAGAAGTCGGAGGAGAAAAGGAAAAGAACCGGTTGTTTGGAAGGAATCCGAGAAGGAAATCGAGATGCAAAATACCGATCTTTCGCCAAAACCGAAATCCGGGAGGCGAAAACGGGCGGTTAAAGTTGTGTACGGTAAGGGAATCGCGTGTGTGTCTGGTGACTCGGGTATTGGTAAGACCGAACTACTTCTTGAATTCGCGTATCGGTTTCATCAAAGGTACAAAATGGTGTTGTGGATCGGTGGTGAAAGCAGATACATTCGACAGAATTATTTGAATTTATGGTCGTTTTTAGAAGTCGATGTGGGAATTGAATCGGGTTTGGATAAGAGTAGAACGAAAAGcgttgaagaacatgaagaaaaCGCGATAGCAAGTATCCGAAAAGAGCTTATGAGGAACATTCCATTTTTGGTAATAATCGATAATTTAGAGTCCGAAAAAGATTGGTGGGATCATAAACACGTTATCGATCTTCTTCCTCGTTTTGGTTGCGAAACTCATGTTCTTATATCTACACGGCTCTCGCGGTTGATAAATATGGAACCGTTACGGCTTTCGTACTTATCGGGTGTTGAGGCTATGTCTTTGATGCAAGGAAACGTAACAGACCGCCCGCTTTCGGTCTCAGAAATAGATGCGTTACGCACGATTGAAGAAAAACTCGGGAGGTTGACTTTAGGTTTGGCCATTGTCGGAGCGGTTCTCACTGAGCTTCCGATAACCCCGAGTCGGCTTTTGGAAACGATCAACCGAATGCCATCGAGTGGAAGAGAACGAGAGAGTCATACTTTACGGAGAAATACGTTTCTTTTGCAGCTTATCGAGGTGTGTTTCTCGATATTTGATCACGCAGACGGTCCAAGAAGTTTAGCAACTCGAATGGTTCTCGCAAGTGGATGGTTCGCACCGGGTCCAACCCCGGTTTCATTACTAGCTCTAGCCGCTAAAAGGATTCCAGAAAAGCATCACCGGACTCGTCTATGGCAGAAGATTTTACGATCGTTAGCGTGCGGGTGTTCATCTTTATACGACAAGAAATCCGAAACCGAAGCGTGTTCGGTCCTGTTACGATTCAACTTAGCTAGGAGTTGCACTAAAGACGGTCACATCCGGTTTAACCAGCTGGTAAAACTATACGCTCGAAAACGAAGCATCCCAGGGACCGCACACGCGGTCGTGCACACAATTGTTTCTCAGGGTACAATCATCCACCACTCGGACCACATTTGGGCCGCGTGTTTCTTATTACTCGGGTTCGGAACCGACCCAGTGGTAATCGAAACCAAAGCTTCCGAATTACCATTTCTTGTGAAAGAAGTAATCTTACCGCTGGCTATAAGAACCTTTATCCGGTTCTCACGGTGCACAGCCGCGTTAGAGCTTTTACGGTTGTGCACCAACCTACTCGAAGCAGCCGACGAAGCGCTCGTGACACCTGTCGAAAAATGGTTGGATAAATCGCTGTGTTGGAGACCGGTCCAAACCGATGCTCAGTTAAACCCGGGGTTATGGCAAGATTTAGCGCTTTCGCGTGCAACGGTTCTCGAAATTAGGTCAAAGTTGATGGTTAGAGGGGGGCAATTTGATATTGGGGATGATTTGATTCGGAAATCAATCTTTATTAGAAGTTCTATATGTGGTGAAGATCATCCAGACACTGTAGCTGCTCGTGAAACTCTTAGTAAACTTACAAGACTTTTAGCCAATGTTCAAATTCATACTTCACCCTAG
- the LOC110897878 gene encoding AT-rich interactive domain-containing protein 2 translates to MAYDSELGNWSDVNEIKIPELYVKYGDLDGCADVNELRALFDQVLAFFLKEVCMNKKVFRPFPPKLGDGQEADLFKLFLTIRRIGSYELVSENSLWEFVARECGLKVGLVASLKLIYIKYLKELDQWLLNGGFKDGKMENLEVSVVEKLDRLSRKLGRALIDVEIIGFDERKEGASGFNQVQGDDDEKSSVGDHKRCELSPKFVKKVGVSMVNDEVKRNEIVPDNVVMKVRLSVNHDDDNVVKHGDHPMIDYDDDDDDDVNNVVSHNVNTQKRKRDEDSLELSEMLDWLANVARDPHDNAYDTSSQRSKKGKNNMTDHLRKRVLSSRRALFAELKVDSGNDASGSQKKTQKMQPSMYEDDKVKLRCSRRTTAAVPCPLKRQQTESSNIRTDRFREILESHDQDYNLGPLFQAQVPPWTGVLSDSDPKWLGTHMWPPPDRKGEEGSFVIGLGRQESCECVFPGSAECVRFHIAENRLKIKIELGTLFYKWKFNQMGEEISLAWEPEEEKRFKSLVIRARHELAHSMKSRREIMNAFWRKASVIIPDKLKQNVVSYYFNVFVIRRRSYQNRVTPRDIDSDNDEVEVGSVGDRFGYEKIHGLSLKCSENLQCTNLES, encoded by the exons ATGGCCTATGATTCTGAGTTGGGAAATTGGTCTGATGTGAATGAAATCAAGATTCCTGAATTGTATGTAAAGTATGGTGATTTGGATGGTTGTGCTGACGTTAATGAATTAAGGGCATTGTTTGATCAAGTTTTAGCATTTTTCTTGAAAGAAGTGTGTATGAATAAAAAGGTTTTTCGGCCTTTTCCACCTAAGCTTGGTGATGGGCAAGAGGCTGATTTGTTCAAACTGTTCTTGACGATTAGGCGAATAGGGAGTTATGAGTTGGTTTCGGAAAATAGTTTGTGGGAATTTGTCGCGAGGGAATGCGGGTTAAAAGTTGGGCTTGTGGCGTCATTGAAGTTAATATATATCAAGTATTTGAAAGAGTTGGATCAGTGGTTGTTGAATGGAGGTTTTAAAGATGGAAAAATGGAGAATTTGGAGGTTAGTGTAGTTGAGAAGCTAGATCGGTTGTCACGGAAATTAGGAAGGGCTTTGATTGATGTTGAAATCATTGGGTTTGATGAGCGTAAGGAGGGTGCTTCGGGGTTCAATCAAGTTCAGGGTGATGATGACGAAAAATCTAGTGTTGGGGATCATAAAAGATGCGAGTTGTCTCCTAAATTCGTCAAGAAAGTGGGAGTTTCGATGGTCAATGATGAGGTCAAACGAAACGAGATAGTGCCTGATAACGTTGTCATGAAAGTGAGACTTTCAGTGAACCATGATGACGATAATGTTGTCAAGCACGGCGATCATCCTATGATCGACTATgatgacgacgacgacgacgatgTGAACAATGTTGTTTCCCATAATGTGAACACTCAGAAGCGAAAGAGGGATGAAGATTCTTTAGAATTGTCAGAAATGCTAGATTGGTTAGCTAATGTTGCACGGGATCCCCATGATAACGCGTATGATACTTCTTCGCAAAGAAGTAAAAAGGGGAAGAATAACATGACTGATCATTTACGGAAGCGAGTTCTGTCATCAAGACGTGCACTGTTTGCAGAACTTAAGGTTGATTCAGGCAATGACGCATCGGGTTCGCAG AAGAAGACTCAGAAAATGCAGCCTTCAATGTACGAAGACGATAAAGTTAAGCTTCGATGCAGCAGAAGAACCACTGCAGCAGTACCATGCCCCTTGAAACGTCAACAAACCGAATCTAGTAACATCCGCACAGACCGATTTCGTGAAATCCTTGAATCACATGACCAAGACTATAACCTGGGCCCACTTTTTCAAGCCCAAGTGCCGCCATGGACAGGTGTACTCTCCGACAGTGATCCCAAGTGGCTCGGTACTCATATGTGGCCCCCACCCGACAGAAAAGGCGAGGAGGGTAGTTTCGTAATTGGGCTAGGAAGGCAAGAATCTTGTGAATGCGTGTTTCCGGGATCAGCTGAATGTGTTAGGTTTCACATAGCGGAAAACAGGCTGAAAATCAAAATAGAACTCGGCACGCTGTTCTATAAATGGAAGTTTAACCAAATGGGGGAGGAAATTTCGCTTGCGTGGGAACCCGAAGAAGAAAAACGATTCAAAAGCTTAGTCATCAGGGCACGACATGAGTTGGCGCATAGCATGAAGAGTAGGCGCGAAATTATGAACGCGTTTTGGAGAAAAGCTTCGGTTATAATTCCTGATAAGTTAAAGCAAAATGTGGTGAGTTATTACTTCAATGTGTTTGTTATCAGGCGAAGAAGTTACCAAAACCGTGTTACTCCTAGAGACATCGACAGTGATAACGACGAAGTGGAGGTGGGGTCCGTTGGTGACAGATTCGGGTATGAAAAGATTCATGGGTTGTCGCTAAAATGCTCAGAGAATTTGCAGTGCACAAACCTTGAATCTTGA